One Actinospica robiniae DSM 44927 genomic region harbors:
- a CDS encoding nucleotidyltransferase domain-containing protein, which translates to MDVLLSGIVGSTAYGLAGPDSDVDHLGMFALPTIELVGLGKPQLSRVAKNPDSTWHEAGKAVGLFLAGNPTAMELLWLPDDLYEARTPLGDEAIALRSRFLSAHRVKDAYLGYATHQFRKLQTRYENDEQQRARDAKHARHLMRLVEQGYELYTTGNVRIRLEDPQRFLDFGATVAEDARRAMPIMAKAQDRFSRARTVLPQEPDFAAAEDWLLRVRREFWE; encoded by the coding sequence ATGGACGTGCTGCTCTCCGGGATCGTCGGCTCCACCGCGTACGGACTGGCCGGACCGGACTCCGACGTGGACCACCTCGGCATGTTCGCGCTGCCCACGATCGAGTTGGTGGGCCTGGGCAAGCCGCAGCTGAGCCGGGTCGCCAAGAACCCTGATTCCACCTGGCACGAGGCGGGCAAAGCCGTGGGCCTGTTCCTCGCGGGCAATCCGACCGCGATGGAGCTGCTCTGGCTGCCGGACGACCTGTACGAGGCGCGCACTCCCTTGGGGGACGAGGCGATCGCACTGAGGTCCCGGTTCCTCTCCGCGCACCGGGTCAAGGACGCGTATCTGGGCTATGCGACGCATCAGTTCAGGAAGCTGCAGACCCGCTACGAGAACGACGAACAGCAGCGTGCGCGCGACGCCAAGCACGCGCGCCACCTGATGCGCCTGGTCGAGCAGGGCTACGAGCTCTACACGACCGGCAACGTGCGCATCCGCCTGGAGGACCCGCAGCGCTTCCTGGACTTCGGCGCCACCGTGGCCGAGGACGCGCGCCGCGCGATGCCGATCATGGCCAAGGCACAGGACCGCTTCAGCCGGGCCCGGACGGTACTGCCGCAGGAGCCTGACTTCGCTGCCGCGGAGGACTGGCTGCTGCGCGTGCGCCGGGAGTTCTGGGAATAG
- a CDS encoding endo-1,4-beta-xylanase, with translation MKRRGFLALGAGAIASPMLAPAVAQAATGGAKANAASNAASAGSIPADSLRALAAKVGLRFGTALIPSELVTPAYAQIAAQQFSVVTPGNEMKWQVVEPEQGVYDWSGADNLVAFAQKNGQLVRGHTLMWHNQLPNWLTDGVANGSISATELAALLKKHIYTEVGRYKGKIWQWDVANEVFANSWDTPTADGLVSTDFWIQNLGEDIVADALRWAHDADPHALLVVNDYNITGEDGTNAKFDAVHAWAKKQLSKGVPLHVIGSQAHLDTQYGFPTSMADDLKAYADLGLKTAITEADVRTFVDGPTTQVPTDRLAEWAHANWYAGMLQAALSSPDCISFTVWGFGDADSWVPGTFAGEGYACLYDVNLNPKPAYTDLQRNLQLAAFGAPRRNGGR, from the coding sequence ATGAAGCGACGTGGTTTCCTCGCGTTGGGCGCCGGCGCCATCGCCAGCCCGATGCTCGCCCCGGCCGTCGCCCAGGCCGCCACCGGCGGCGCGAAGGCGAACGCCGCGAGCAACGCCGCATCGGCCGGCTCGATCCCGGCCGACTCGCTGCGCGCCCTCGCCGCGAAGGTGGGGCTGCGCTTCGGGACCGCGCTGATCCCCTCCGAACTCGTCACCCCCGCCTACGCCCAGATCGCCGCGCAGCAGTTCTCCGTGGTCACCCCGGGCAACGAGATGAAATGGCAGGTCGTCGAACCCGAGCAAGGGGTCTACGACTGGTCCGGTGCCGACAACCTGGTCGCCTTCGCGCAGAAGAACGGCCAGCTCGTGCGCGGCCACACGCTGATGTGGCACAACCAGTTGCCGAACTGGCTCACCGACGGCGTGGCCAACGGCTCCATCAGCGCCACCGAACTGGCCGCCCTGCTCAAGAAGCACATCTACACCGAGGTCGGCCGCTACAAGGGCAAGATCTGGCAGTGGGACGTGGCCAACGAGGTGTTCGCCAACTCCTGGGACACCCCCACGGCCGACGGCCTGGTCAGCACCGACTTCTGGATCCAGAACCTCGGCGAGGACATCGTCGCAGACGCCCTCCGCTGGGCCCACGACGCCGACCCGCACGCGCTGCTGGTCGTCAACGACTACAACATCACCGGCGAAGACGGCACGAACGCCAAGTTCGACGCGGTCCACGCCTGGGCGAAGAAGCAGCTCTCCAAGGGCGTTCCGCTGCACGTCATCGGAAGCCAGGCGCACCTCGACACCCAGTACGGCTTCCCGACCTCGATGGCCGACGACCTCAAGGCGTACGCCGATCTGGGCCTGAAGACCGCCATCACCGAGGCCGACGTGCGCACCTTCGTGGACGGTCCCACGACCCAGGTGCCCACCGACCGCCTCGCCGAGTGGGCGCACGCGAACTGGTACGCGGGTATGCTCCAGGCCGCGCTGTCGTCGCCGGACTGCATCTCCTTCACAGTCTGGGGCTTCGGCGACGCAGACTCCTGGGTTCCCGGCACGTTCGCGGGGGAAGGCTATGCCTGCCTCTACGACGTCAACCTCAACCCCAAGCCCGCCTACACCGACCTCCAGCGGAACCTGCAGCTCGCCGCATTCGGCGCGCCGCGCCGCAACGGCGGCCGCTAA
- a CDS encoding MFS transporter → MVAFSFTSVETLPVGVLPLLESGLRISPERAGLLVTAYGTTVVLATLPLTFIAARIPRRPLILILLSILVVSTLASALAPGYGALFAARVVTALAQAMFWPLAAPLAALLFPLEQRGRATSVVFTGGSLGPMLGVPLGTWLGQLDGWRLAFGTIAGLELLALVAALFAVPSSPAHREKTQRGDEPSVVKYVQVLLITALTVAGLYSFFTYTASFLTAVTAFPAAAIGPVLIVRGIGDLGGTVVGGYLSDRNERLGVIVTSALFPTSLLGLYFFGHQGAATVILLTLTGFTIGAAIPVLSNRVMRIAPGSIELGGAGNATSFNVGIGLGSALGAATVAHAGIQDTALTGAGIATFGLLVALIAVARAA, encoded by the coding sequence ATGGTCGCGTTCAGCTTCACCTCGGTCGAGACGCTGCCGGTCGGCGTGCTGCCGCTGCTCGAAAGCGGCCTGCGGATCTCCCCCGAGCGGGCCGGACTGCTGGTCACGGCGTACGGCACCACCGTCGTGCTGGCCACGCTGCCGCTGACCTTCATAGCCGCCCGCATCCCCCGGCGGCCGCTGATCCTCATCTTGCTCAGCATCCTGGTCGTCTCCACCCTCGCCTCGGCGCTGGCCCCCGGTTATGGCGCGCTGTTCGCCGCCCGCGTGGTCACGGCCCTGGCTCAGGCGATGTTCTGGCCGCTCGCCGCGCCGCTCGCAGCACTGCTCTTCCCGCTCGAACAACGTGGCCGGGCCACCTCCGTCGTCTTCACCGGCGGCTCGCTCGGCCCCATGCTCGGCGTGCCGCTCGGGACCTGGCTGGGCCAGCTCGACGGCTGGCGCCTCGCCTTCGGCACGATCGCAGGCCTCGAACTGCTCGCGCTGGTCGCCGCGCTCTTCGCGGTGCCCTCCTCGCCCGCGCACCGGGAAAAGACGCAGCGGGGTGACGAACCCAGCGTCGTGAAGTACGTCCAGGTTCTGTTGATCACGGCTCTGACGGTCGCGGGCCTCTACTCGTTCTTCACTTACACCGCCTCGTTCCTCACCGCCGTGACCGCGTTCCCGGCCGCCGCGATCGGACCGGTCCTGATCGTGCGCGGCATCGGCGACCTGGGCGGCACGGTGGTGGGCGGCTACCTCAGCGACCGCAACGAGCGGCTCGGGGTCATCGTGACCTCCGCGCTGTTCCCGACCAGCCTGCTCGGGCTCTACTTCTTCGGGCATCAGGGGGCGGCGACCGTCATCCTGCTCACCCTGACCGGCTTCACCATCGGCGCCGCCATACCCGTCCTGAGCAACCGGGTCATGCGTATCGCTCCCGGCAGCATCGAGCTCGGCGGCGCCGGGAACGCCACCTCCTTCAACGTCGGCATCGGGCTCGGATCCGCCCTCGGCGCCGCCACCGTCGCCCACGCCGGCATCCAGGACACCGCGTTGACCGGAGCCGGCATAGCCACGTTCGGCCTGCTCGTAGCACTGATCGCGGTAGCCCGAGCGGCCTAA
- a CDS encoding leucyl aminopeptidase family protein: MVAAHTAFDPVPSWTREPTVNVRASSPDAWEAVAEGEPLGVPIASDGPVPGAPGLGRDVLAAAGLSGAIGQTLSAALPGSGLARAVYVGVGDAKSPHGLRDAAAAFALAVKDDSAITLAVPRSELGLETVAQALVEGVLLARYSYEPLKTGSSHVPVGFLTLLVHDGDEAAAVRGAARGLLLARCTMLARDLANCPANRLTASAMAACATRLAASAGLEAEVFDQDQLKELGCGGLLGVNAGSAEPARMIRLRYRPEDNPAAQAQAQADAQSGAQSGVGGPGGPGGTGRPAAPSRPGKLALVGKGVMYDSGGISLKPSDAVHATMKNDMSGAAAILAAMAVLRDLGCPNEVTGYLMCTDNMPSGTATRLGDVLTIYGGATVEVLNTDAEGRLVMADALVLARDEPIDALVDIATLTGACLRALGPRIAGVFGDDQGLIDQIKGASEHTDEPTWQLPLAEIYRDELDSDIADIKNIGGVNGAAIHAALFLRHFTGDVPWAHVDIAGPAQNERAAGWRPRGCTGFGARLLAHFAVSFTPPKK; this comes from the coding sequence GTGGTCGCCGCGCACACCGCCTTCGACCCGGTCCCCTCCTGGACCCGGGAACCCACCGTCAACGTCCGGGCCTCCTCGCCCGATGCTTGGGAAGCCGTCGCAGAGGGCGAGCCCCTCGGCGTGCCCATCGCCTCGGACGGTCCCGTCCCCGGCGCACCCGGGCTAGGCCGCGACGTGCTCGCCGCAGCCGGACTGAGCGGCGCGATCGGCCAGACGTTGTCGGCCGCACTGCCCGGATCCGGCCTCGCGCGGGCGGTCTACGTCGGCGTCGGCGACGCGAAGAGCCCGCACGGCCTGCGCGACGCGGCCGCCGCCTTCGCGCTCGCCGTCAAGGACGACTCGGCCATCACCCTCGCCGTCCCGCGCTCCGAACTCGGCCTGGAGACGGTCGCGCAGGCGCTCGTCGAAGGCGTGCTGCTGGCCCGTTACAGCTACGAGCCGCTCAAGACCGGCTCCAGCCACGTGCCGGTCGGATTCCTGACCCTGCTCGTCCACGACGGCGACGAAGCGGCCGCCGTGCGTGGCGCCGCCCGAGGTCTGCTGCTCGCCCGCTGCACCATGCTCGCCCGGGACCTGGCCAACTGCCCCGCCAACAGGCTGACCGCGTCGGCCATGGCGGCCTGCGCCACCCGGCTGGCCGCGAGCGCGGGACTCGAAGCAGAGGTCTTCGACCAGGACCAACTCAAGGAACTCGGCTGCGGCGGCCTGCTCGGCGTCAACGCGGGCAGCGCCGAACCGGCCCGGATGATCAGGCTCCGCTACCGCCCCGAGGACAACCCGGCGGCCCAAGCCCAGGCGCAGGCCGACGCCCAATCCGGGGCGCAGTCCGGCGTCGGCGGCCCGGGCGGACCCGGCGGTACCGGCCGACCCGCCGCGCCCTCGCGGCCGGGCAAGCTCGCGTTGGTCGGCAAGGGCGTCATGTACGACTCCGGCGGCATCAGCCTCAAGCCCAGCGACGCCGTCCACGCGACGATGAAGAACGACATGTCCGGTGCGGCCGCGATCCTCGCCGCGATGGCCGTGCTGCGCGACCTCGGCTGCCCGAACGAGGTGACGGGCTATCTGATGTGCACGGACAACATGCCTTCCGGCACGGCGACGCGGCTCGGCGACGTGCTGACGATCTACGGCGGTGCGACGGTCGAAGTCCTCAACACCGACGCCGAAGGCCGGCTGGTCATGGCCGACGCACTGGTGCTGGCCAGAGACGAGCCCATCGACGCACTCGTCGACATCGCCACCCTCACCGGCGCCTGCCTGCGTGCCCTCGGCCCCCGCATCGCCGGTGTCTTCGGCGACGATCAGGGCCTGATCGACCAGATCAAGGGCGCCTCCGAGCATACCGACGAGCCGACCTGGCAGCTGCCCCTGGCCGAGATCTACCGGGACGAACTCGACTCAGACATCGCCGACATCAAGAACATCGGCGGTGTGAACGGTGCCGCGATCCACGCCGCACTGTTCCTACGCCACTTCACCGGCGATGTCCCGTGGGCGCACGTCGACATCGCCGGCCCGGCCCAGAACGAGCGCGCCGCCGGCTGGCGCCCCCGCGGCTGCACCGGCTTCGGCGCACGGCTGCTCGCGCACTTCGCCGTGAGCTTCACGCCGCCGAAGAAGTAG
- a CDS encoding maleylpyruvate isomerase N-terminal domain-containing protein — protein sequence MRRDPLEVLIAEAERLSAKLRDLDEDAWSLPTACEPWTVRELLGHIAVTISWLPGMLHSPAPVPTDPADPLVSARDYYRPDPRFSLETNSRRIELGREYAARSGGNGATALAMFEHEWRRAAAMCAAEPEGRVVRTRHGDAMLLNDFLVTRVVEVAVHGMDLAAAVHSEPWLTASAADLLMVLLAGDEGAEQVRQQLGWEPAAFVAKATGRAPVSDAERAELDRLGIHWLTLG from the coding sequence ATGCGCCGCGACCCGCTCGAAGTACTCATCGCCGAAGCCGAGCGGCTGTCGGCGAAACTGCGTGACCTCGACGAAGACGCGTGGTCGCTCCCGACGGCATGCGAGCCGTGGACGGTCAGGGAGCTGCTCGGCCATATCGCCGTCACCATCAGCTGGCTGCCCGGCATGCTGCACTCGCCCGCGCCCGTTCCGACGGACCCAGCAGACCCGCTGGTGAGCGCGCGCGACTACTACCGCCCCGACCCCCGCTTCTCGCTGGAGACGAACAGCCGACGGATCGAGCTGGGCCGAGAATACGCGGCGCGCTCAGGCGGAAACGGAGCAACGGCGCTGGCCATGTTCGAGCACGAATGGCGCCGAGCCGCAGCGATGTGCGCGGCCGAGCCGGAAGGCCGCGTCGTGCGTACCCGCCATGGCGACGCAATGCTGCTCAACGACTTCCTCGTCACACGCGTCGTGGAAGTGGCCGTGCACGGTATGGACCTCGCCGCCGCCGTCCACAGCGAACCGTGGCTGACCGCGTCTGCCGCGGACCTGCTCATGGTGCTCCTCGCCGGAGACGAGGGCGCCGAACAGGTGCGTCAACAGCTCGGATGGGAGCCGGCCGCGTTCGTCGCCAAGGCCACCGGCCGCGCACCCGTCAGCGACGCGGAGCGGGCCGAACTCGACCGACTCGGCATCCACTGGCTCACGCTGGGGTGA
- a CDS encoding glycosyltransferase, translating into MTGEPRPTVVYSGRCDEMQHGALEAALMVRAAAGDRPVRLIVNGAPAETVGAARRLLSNAAGRYVEVRALTGEKQAQRQAISTADVVIVPSGDEHVGLTALDAIAAGVLILVADTSGLGAFLLRSGRVDPRVAEHAVIGREPGERYAPLERWTARLADVLADPETAKVRAARLREGLRQALVTLQSAGASAADLVKAIVAARGEGNGDD; encoded by the coding sequence GTGACCGGGGAGCCACGGCCGACGGTCGTGTATTCAGGGCGCTGCGATGAGATGCAGCACGGGGCACTTGAGGCCGCGCTCATGGTGCGCGCGGCCGCCGGCGACCGGCCGGTACGTCTGATCGTGAACGGCGCGCCCGCCGAGACCGTGGGAGCCGCGCGACGTCTGCTGTCGAACGCGGCGGGGCGATATGTCGAGGTGCGCGCGCTGACGGGGGAAAAGCAGGCACAGCGGCAGGCGATCAGTACGGCGGACGTGGTGATCGTGCCCTCCGGGGACGAGCATGTCGGGTTGACCGCGTTGGACGCGATCGCCGCCGGAGTGCTGATCCTGGTAGCCGACACCAGTGGCCTGGGCGCTTTTCTGCTCAGGAGCGGTCGGGTCGATCCACGGGTGGCGGAGCACGCGGTGATCGGGCGGGAGCCCGGTGAGCGGTATGCGCCGCTCGAGCGGTGGACAGCCAGGCTCGCGGATGTTCTGGCGGACCCGGAGACCGCCAAGGTGCGCGCCGCACGGTTGCGTGAAGGCCTGAGGCAGGCCCTTGTGACGTTGCAGAGCGCCGGGGCTTCGGCCGCAGACCTGGTGAAGGCGATCGTGGCAGCACGTGGGGAGGGGAACGGCGATGACTGA